ATAAATGCTGTGATTAGACCAAGAACTTACAGGTGCCGAAGAAAAATCTGAACTTTTCAACACCCTCAACCTTTTCACAGTCGAAACAAACATCCTGCAACATGCGTTAGAGGCAGCTCCTGTCAATATAGTTGGAATTGGTGGTTTCTCTTGTCTAATTTCTGTATGACTTGTAAAACAGATATATTCAAACTATAATTCATTAGAAACAATGGAATCAAGTgttgtatttttgtgtttttcttggTCTCTATTCAAGCTTGAGCTGAATTATCCTTAAATCAATGCTGACTGACTACTTAAGGTGCCAAGTATATTTTTGGATCTAGTGCCCTAGTTGTTTGGTTTGAGTTAGAGAGTACTAGGGTCGTTTACTCTCCCTCTTGCTAAGTATTGGTCATTTCAATTATGAGCATATTATGCACTgtagttttgaaattaaaagAGTATTAATTTAACAAAGATTCATCCAGGATAATTAGGTGAAAGTTTGCCTTAGGCAATCAGTTCTTGAAAGTTTGCTAATATTTTAAAGAGGAGAAACAATGCTTACTCCCATGGAACATCCCCCACAAGCATTCTGTGACCTTCATtgtcttcataaaccaaagtgtATTCACCAGAGCCATCCAGCAAGCCTATGAATGCATTTCTGCCTTCCTCATCCTTGTGACTGGCATTTGTAGAGGTGTCTTTTTGAGCTGCAATCTCTAGCCAAGTTTGATATCTAAAGACAAAAGAAGAATAGCAAGATTCAAGAACACAAATTGTCTACCTAAAATTTCAGTACCTTCCAAAAGGCCTAGAAAGAGATCTTCCACCGCAAAAGAGAGCTTCTCGTAGCTATCATAGACTTTCAGATCAACCTTTCTCCCAATTGGGATACCATCCATGTTGATCTTCACAAGCAAACCCTTGTTGTTCTCGATCTTCACTTCTTCCTCTATATTTCTAGTCCCCGGCTCCATTCTTTGTTTGCCTGAATTAGTTGCTAGTTTTTTTCTGAAGGATCTAATGGGAGGCCAGCCAACAACCGGTACAGCAGCAGCTCTGCATATTtccaagaaaaggaaaagaaaacccaAGTTAAAGGTATTCCATGGATTGCAGAAGGGACGAGCAGAAAACTACACAATCAGCCACTCCTTGAGTTTTTAGAATCCCTGAGCATTCAAAGTGGCGTGAACAGATAGTTTAGAAAGAAAGGCACTATGGAAGAGATGGCATAGGCTACACTTATGACACCCacgatggcatggcatatggacTGGTCTGGGAGCTAGTGCTGGGTCCAGCTCCATCTGCTTTCTCCTTCTCAAGCCTCTGCTGTTGTTCGAATACCCCAGTCCCAACTCTGCTCTGCAACCCCAAAATTTCAGTTTCTTGATGCTGAAACCCTAAGAACAGAATTCAAGGGCATGATAAAGATGAAAACTTGCTGGAGAAAAACACCTTTTTGGTACTAGAAATACCTTCATTTTTAGACTCAGCTGCTTTAAAGACTCCTCTTTTAATGGAGGAGGTCTTTGAAGCCTTGGAGATGAAACCAAGAGATAAAATAgagagttcttcttcttcttcttctaggtcACCTCCAGGGAGTCCAAGCCTCAGTTCCAATTTCTTCTCTTCTGAGGCATCTAAATGCTCAACTGTTCTTCCTCCTACTCCATCTTGCACCACTCTTTCATTTGGAATCAAATCTAGCAGCCGAGGAAATCCATCTTCCTCTTTCTTAAAGTCTTCTCTTTCCATGACCTCTTCTCTTTGAGGACGAGACGAGCTAATGTTTCAACTGCAAATATTGAGCCGGAGGATTAAACAAATAGCTACCACCTTACCATTTCAACGTTGAAGATGGCAGAAAGCGTCAAAAccagtttttattttatttttttgtgacGAATCAAAATTCCACAGACCAATTGATTACTCTGCCCGCGCGGAAGCCATTAGCACTACCACTCGCAgatctcaaaatcaaagtttgcaGGAGGAATCAGGATGAAAAGGAGTTAAATCCAGGagtaaaactataaaaaaccggCGAGTTTTGATCCATTGCTTACCAGCTTCTCTTTCCTTCCTTTCGTTTTGCTCCCTGCTTCAGTGATGGAAGTGGCGCTTAAAAAGTGAGCAGCAGCAGGcatgccatgccatgccatgccatgGCTGGAAAAGCTCGGGGGACAAGCAAATGAACCTGGACAAATAGAGTCGAGACGTGCTTCTCTTCTCTCTGTAGCAGCACGCTTTCCCAGGCAAGTAAATGATAGAGACGTGAGTCCTCTGCTCTCCTCCCCTCTTTAAGACAGTGTTTTTTAAGTCGTTTGAGAATTTTGTTTTCTAATTGAATTCGATTTGACAATTGATCTATCCTTTAGGTTTGCCGATCACAGTCACTAGCAAACATTACATTACTTTCGCAGACATGAGTAGACATGGACCAGTGCGTATCTAATTCTAAACTTGGTCAGCGTTTGAATTATGCACTTGATCCCTTGAATACTTCATACACTACTAGGTAGGATTTAGCATGTGGTCCTCACTTTTCCTCCTGTTTTTTTATGGCCACACAGAATATCTTGTGTCTTGAATCAATTCATCTGTTTATGACACTACTGAAGTAGTTGTTTCTTAGACATAAGAAACTTTTGAGGACCAACAGTTCAACTCATTGTGACAGTGATCCTGGATTCTTTGCTTCAGGGTCTTTTGTTTCTTTGAGACACGGCTCTGCATTCAGGATAGTTTGGATTCAAAGTCAATTAATCATTGTTCTAAAGTATATTTATGCATAATTCAGTGTTTTTGCACCCCAAACAAGTAGTGTGGCTAAGCAAATTTACATGTTCATCACTGAGGGAAGATAGAAGAGCACGCTGTGCACTTGGCTAAATTTAATGATTAAACAAGGCAAATATGTTAACTTGTTTTATTAGCGATGACCATGGAGTAGTAATTGACTCCGCCACAATCGATAGAAGCAAAGCGATTGGATTCCGACTAATGGGTTGAAGAGAGACATAGAAGAGTACTCTTGTGGCGCTGAAAATttgaggaagaaagaaagaaaaacaagaggaaaaaaaatttacACGTTCTATCAAGGTTGGGAAGTTCTGGCCAAAGGTTAAAGGTTTGAATCCATCAAATGGTAGCATTAGAGGGCGGTGTAACCTTATCACCTCAGCTCTG
This window of the Zingiber officinale cultivar Zhangliang chromosome 3B, Zo_v1.1, whole genome shotgun sequence genome carries:
- the LOC122056032 gene encoding auxin-responsive protein IAA6-like isoform X1; amino-acid sequence: MEREDFKKEEDGFPRLLDLIPNERVVQDGVGGRTVEHLDASEEKKLELRLGLPGGDLEEEEEELSILSLGFISKASKTSSIKRGVFKAAESKNEGFQHQETEILGLQSRVGTGVFEQQQRLEKEKADGAGPSTSSQTSPYAMPSAAAVPVVGWPPIRSFRKKLATNSGKQRMEPGTRNIEEEVKIENNKGLLVKINMDGIPIGRKVDLKVYDSYEKLSFAVEDLFLGLLEEIAAQKDTSTNASHKDEEGRNAFIGLLDGSGEYTLVYEDNEGHRMLVGDVPWEMFVSTVKRLRVLKSSDFSSAPLGSVRRKRTATEC
- the LOC122056032 gene encoding auxin-responsive protein IAA6-like isoform X2 codes for the protein MEREDFKKEEDGFPRLLDLIPNERVVQDGVGGRTVEHLDASEEKKLELRLGLPGGDLEEEEEELSILSLGFISKASKTSSIKRGVFKAAESKNEGFQHQETEILGLQSRVGTGVFEQQQRLEKEKADGAGPSTSSQTSPYAMPSAAAVPVVGWPPIRSFRKKLATNSGKQRMEPGTRNIEEEVKIENNKGLLVKINMDGIPIGRKVDLKVYDSYEKLSFAVEDLFLGLLEAQKDTSTNASHKDEEGRNAFIGLLDGSGEYTLVYEDNEGHRMLVGDVPWEMFVSTVKRLRVLKSSDFSSAPLGSVRRKRTATEC
- the LOC122056032 gene encoding auxin-responsive protein IAA6-like isoform X3 — protein: MKSRVGTGVFEQQQRLEKEKADGAGPSTSSQTSPYAMPSAAAVPVVGWPPIRSFRKKLATNSGKQRMEPGTRNIEEEVKIENNKGLLVKINMDGIPIGRKVDLKVYDSYEKLSFAVEDLFLGLLEEIAAQKDTSTNASHKDEEGRNAFIGLLDGSGEYTLVYEDNEGHRMLVGDVPWEMFVSTVKRLRVLKSSDFSSAPLGSVRRKRTATEC